In one window of Leptospira sp. WS92.C1 DNA:
- the recA gene encoding recombinase RecA: protein MGEGIMKKSKEEVQSATDDPKKLAIEQAMSQIEKQFGKGAIMKLGSDAARQVVQVIPSGSLDLDVALGIGGYPIGRIVEIYGPESSGKTTLTLSAIAEAQKRGGVAAFIDAEHALDPSYAKKLGVNIDELLVSQPDNGEEALEICESLVRSNAIDLIVIDSVAALVPKAEIEGDMGDSHMGLQARLMSQALRKLTGTISKSKTVVIFINQIRMKIGVMFGSPETTTGGNALKFYCSVRLDIRKIETIKEKEESIGNRVRVKVVKNKCAPPFKQAEFDIIFNAGISREGSLVDLGVKHDIINKAGAWYSYNTEKIGQGKDAAKEYLKNNPDIAFTIENMVRDLNGLPLLAQDKKPRSSKEEKLEQAAG from the coding sequence ATGGGAGAAGGTATTATGAAGAAAAGTAAAGAAGAAGTTCAAAGCGCAACGGACGATCCGAAAAAATTAGCCATTGAGCAAGCAATGAGCCAAATTGAAAAACAATTTGGTAAAGGTGCAATCATGAAATTAGGATCGGACGCGGCGAGACAGGTAGTTCAAGTCATTCCCTCCGGATCCTTGGATCTGGACGTTGCCCTTGGGATCGGTGGTTATCCGATTGGAAGAATTGTGGAAATCTACGGACCAGAGTCTTCTGGTAAAACGACCTTGACCCTTTCTGCTATTGCAGAAGCGCAGAAAAGAGGCGGTGTAGCAGCTTTTATCGACGCAGAACACGCTCTGGATCCATCCTACGCCAAAAAGCTGGGCGTTAATATAGACGAACTTCTCGTTTCTCAACCGGACAACGGGGAAGAAGCACTTGAAATCTGCGAATCCCTAGTTCGAAGCAATGCGATCGATCTGATCGTAATCGACTCGGTGGCTGCCTTAGTCCCCAAAGCGGAAATCGAAGGGGATATGGGAGATTCTCATATGGGTTTACAAGCAAGGCTCATGTCTCAGGCGCTTCGAAAACTCACCGGAACCATTTCAAAATCCAAAACCGTTGTTATTTTTATCAACCAAATCCGAATGAAAATCGGTGTGATGTTCGGATCTCCGGAAACAACGACAGGCGGAAACGCCCTTAAATTCTATTGTTCGGTTCGACTCGACATTCGTAAAATCGAAACGATCAAGGAAAAGGAGGAATCGATTGGAAATCGAGTCCGGGTCAAAGTTGTCAAAAACAAATGTGCACCACCTTTCAAACAGGCTGAATTTGACATAATCTTCAACGCGGGAATCAGCCGAGAAGGTTCTCTGGTTGACCTCGGTGTAAAACATGATATCATCAACAAAGCAGGAGCCTGGTATTCGTACAACACGGAAAAGATCGGGCAAGGAAAAGATGCAGCAAAAGAGTATCTGAAAAACAATCCTGATATCGCCTTCACCATAGAGAATATGGTTCGGGATTTGAACGGCTTGCCTTTGCTGGCGCAGGATAAAAAACCGCGTAGCAGCAAAGAGGAAAAATTAGAGCAAGCCGCTGGTTGA
- the argC gene encoding N-acetyl-gamma-glutamyl-phosphate reductase: MAEISILGAGGFTGKELLSLLSHQSEHQVIHITSDKLAGKTLSEVFPEIPFPKNLIFHKHEDPIPKGSLIVLAVPNEVSIEAAPKFLDAGHKVIDLSGVYRLHNQETLEKHYKIKHTKFSYVDKAVFGIPEIFREKLKGADFVSNPGCFSTSVILPVYLLNEFRKNIKPRIVADSKSGVSGAGGRTEDAGFSYTGVYENFRAYKVLSHQHEPEIQEYIYANSGLPEPEVIFTPHLLPVYRGILSTIVLELGSEPNKDPLDVLKDSSKNEPFIRIYKTPEEIELKKVQHTNFLDISLKQRGSTLVVISALDNLVKGAAGQALQNINLMTGTEETLGLLP, translated from the coding sequence ATGGCAGAAATTAGCATTTTAGGAGCGGGCGGATTTACCGGTAAGGAGCTTCTCTCCCTCCTTTCCCATCAGTCGGAACACCAAGTCATTCATATCACAAGCGATAAACTTGCCGGAAAAACTCTTTCCGAAGTATTTCCTGAAATTCCATTTCCTAAAAATCTAATCTTTCATAAACACGAAGATCCGATCCCGAAAGGATCCCTGATCGTCCTCGCGGTTCCCAACGAGGTTTCGATAGAAGCAGCTCCTAAATTTTTGGACGCAGGACACAAGGTAATCGATCTTTCCGGAGTGTATCGACTTCACAACCAAGAAACATTAGAAAAACATTATAAAATCAAACATACAAAATTTTCCTATGTCGATAAGGCGGTATTCGGAATTCCCGAAATTTTCAGGGAAAAATTGAAAGGTGCCGATTTTGTTTCCAACCCGGGTTGTTTTTCCACCTCTGTAATTCTTCCCGTTTATTTGTTAAACGAATTCAGAAAAAATATCAAACCTCGCATCGTTGCGGATTCCAAATCCGGCGTTTCGGGTGCGGGCGGAAGAACGGAAGACGCTGGTTTTTCTTATACCGGGGTGTACGAAAACTTTCGCGCGTATAAGGTTCTATCTCATCAACACGAGCCGGAAATTCAGGAATACATTTATGCAAACTCGGGACTTCCCGAGCCCGAAGTCATCTTTACTCCCCATTTGCTCCCGGTTTACAGAGGAATTCTTTCCACAATCGTTTTAGAATTGGGTTCCGAACCAAACAAAGATCCGCTTGATGTCCTGAAAGATTCTTCAAAAAACGAACCGTTTATCCGGATTTACAAAACTCCGGAAGAGATCGAATTGAAAAAAGTACAACATACGAACTTTCTGGACATTTCTCTGAAACAAAGAGGCAGCACGTTAGTCGTGATATCCGCTCTGGACAATCTTGTCAAAGGCGCTGCGGGACAGGCTTTGCAAAACATCAATCTCATGACCGGGACCGAAGAAACCTTAGGGTTACTTCCGTAA